The following are encoded in a window of Syngnathoides biaculeatus isolate LvHL_M chromosome 3, ASM1980259v1, whole genome shotgun sequence genomic DNA:
- the dpep1 gene encoding dipeptidase 1 isoform X1 has product MLAVSLLVCATCWSVSSGEGSYMARALRLMSETPLIDGHNDLPWQLRKQFNNQLDKVDLNTLETTHTNIPKIKTGRLGAQFWSAYVPCESQYKDAIRQTLEQIDVIHRVCQKYPNTFMLATSSQDIVEAFSHNKTASLIGVEGGHSIDSSLGTLRTLYHLGVRYMTLTHSCNTPWADNWLVDTGSEPSQHNGLSPFGKRLIVEMNRMGMLIDLSHVTVSVMQQVLDMSKAPVIFSHSSAFTVCPHKRNVPDEILKRVNETGGIVMVNFYNDYVTCSHKATLANVADHFDHIRKVAGAGIIGFGGDYDGVARLPEGLEDVSKVPHLVAELLRRGWSDLEVKATLGNNLLRVLKRAEEIRDSLSKLSPDDVPIPYDEVKNSCRTGDAYSNSGAFPSLSITALFLTLPLQTLILLSAP; this is encoded by the exons ATGTTGGCGGTTTCTTTGCTTGTGTGCGCCACGTGTTGGTCCGTCTCTTCGGGTGAGGGCTCGTACATGGCCCGAGCGCTGAGGCTGATGTCCGAGACGCCGCTCATCGATGG CCACAATGACCTGCCTTGGCAACTGCGTAAACAATTCAACAACCAGCTCGACAAAGTGGACCTCAACACTTTGGAAACGACACACACTAATATACCAAAGATTAAGACGGGTCGTCTTGGAGCCCAG TTCTGGTCAGCCTACGTGCCCTGCGAGTCTCAGTACAAAGATGCCATCCGGCAAACACTGGAGCAGATTGATGTGATTCACAGGGTGTGTCAGAAATACCCAAACACATTCATGCTCGCCACCAGCAGCCAAG ACATCGTGGAGGCGTTCAGCCACAATAAGACGGCTAGTCTGATTGGTGTGGAGGGGGGTCACTCCATTGACAGCAGTCTTGGGACACTGCGGACCTTGTACCACTTGGGGGTCCGCTATATGACACTCACCCACTCCTGCAACACGCCCTG GGCCGATAACTGGCTTGTAGACACTGGATCGGAACCGTCCCAACACAATGGATTGTCTCCTTTTGGCAAG CGACTAATTGTCGAAATGAACCGCATGGGGATGCTGATCGACCTCTCTCATGTCACTGTAAGCGTGATGCAGCAGGTGCTGGACATGTCAAAGGCACCGGTCATCTTCAGCCACTCCTCCGCCTTCACTGTCTGTCCGCATAAGAGAAATGTTCCCGACGAAATCCTCAAGAGAGTG AATGAGACCGGAGGGATCGTCATGGTCAACTTCTACAACGACTATGTGACCTGCTCCCACAAGGCCACCCTTGCCAATGTTGCTG ACCATTTTGATCACATAAGGAAAGTGGCTGGAGCTGGCATCATTGGTTTTGGTGGGGACTATGATGGCGTTGCAAG ACTCCCAGAGGGTCTGGAGGATGTGTCCAAGGTCCCACATCTGGTGGCTGAGCTGCTCAGAAGAGGGTGGTCCGATCTTGAGGTTAAAGCCACTCTAGGAAACAACTTGCTTCGTGTACTCAAACGTGCTGAGGAG ATCCGTGATAGCCTGAGCAAGCTGAGCCCAGATGATGTCCCCATCCCGTACGATGAGGTGAAGAACTCGTGCAGGACGGGTGACGCTTACTCCAACAGTGGCGCTTTTCCCTCACTCAGCATCACAGCTCTTTTTCTAACGCTGCCTCTTCAGACCCTCATCTTGCTCAGCGCTCCGTAG
- the dpep1 gene encoding dipeptidase 1 isoform X3: MLAVSLLVCATCWSVSSGEGSYMARALRLMSETPLIDGHNDLPWQLRKQFNNQLDKVDLNTLETTHTNIPKIKTGRLGAQFWSAYVPCESQYKDAIRQTLEQIDVIHRVCQKYPNTFMLATSSQDIVEAFSHNKTASLIGVEGGHSIDSSLGTLRTLYHLGVRYMTLTHSCNTPWADNWLVDTGSEPSQHNGLSPFGKNETGGIVMVNFYNDYVTCSHKATLANVADHFDHIRKVAGAGIIGFGGDYDGVARLPEGLEDVSKVPHLVAELLRRGWSDLEVKATLGNNLLRVLKRAEEIRDSLSKLSPDDVPIPYDEVKNSCRTGDAYSNSGAFPSLSITALFLTLPLQTLILLSAP, from the exons ATGTTGGCGGTTTCTTTGCTTGTGTGCGCCACGTGTTGGTCCGTCTCTTCGGGTGAGGGCTCGTACATGGCCCGAGCGCTGAGGCTGATGTCCGAGACGCCGCTCATCGATGG CCACAATGACCTGCCTTGGCAACTGCGTAAACAATTCAACAACCAGCTCGACAAAGTGGACCTCAACACTTTGGAAACGACACACACTAATATACCAAAGATTAAGACGGGTCGTCTTGGAGCCCAG TTCTGGTCAGCCTACGTGCCCTGCGAGTCTCAGTACAAAGATGCCATCCGGCAAACACTGGAGCAGATTGATGTGATTCACAGGGTGTGTCAGAAATACCCAAACACATTCATGCTCGCCACCAGCAGCCAAG ACATCGTGGAGGCGTTCAGCCACAATAAGACGGCTAGTCTGATTGGTGTGGAGGGGGGTCACTCCATTGACAGCAGTCTTGGGACACTGCGGACCTTGTACCACTTGGGGGTCCGCTATATGACACTCACCCACTCCTGCAACACGCCCTG GGCCGATAACTGGCTTGTAGACACTGGATCGGAACCGTCCCAACACAATGGATTGTCTCCTTTTGGCAAG AATGAGACCGGAGGGATCGTCATGGTCAACTTCTACAACGACTATGTGACCTGCTCCCACAAGGCCACCCTTGCCAATGTTGCTG ACCATTTTGATCACATAAGGAAAGTGGCTGGAGCTGGCATCATTGGTTTTGGTGGGGACTATGATGGCGTTGCAAG ACTCCCAGAGGGTCTGGAGGATGTGTCCAAGGTCCCACATCTGGTGGCTGAGCTGCTCAGAAGAGGGTGGTCCGATCTTGAGGTTAAAGCCACTCTAGGAAACAACTTGCTTCGTGTACTCAAACGTGCTGAGGAG ATCCGTGATAGCCTGAGCAAGCTGAGCCCAGATGATGTCCCCATCCCGTACGATGAGGTGAAGAACTCGTGCAGGACGGGTGACGCTTACTCCAACAGTGGCGCTTTTCCCTCACTCAGCATCACAGCTCTTTTTCTAACGCTGCCTCTTCAGACCCTCATCTTGCTCAGCGCTCCGTAG
- the dpep1 gene encoding dipeptidase 1 isoform X2 produces the protein MLAVSLLVCATCWSVSSGEGSYMARALRLMSETPLIDGHNDLPWQLRKQFNNQLDKVDLNTLETTHTNIPKIKTGRLGAQFWSAYVPCESQYKDAIRQTLEQIDVIHRVCQKYPNTFMLATSSQDIVEAFSHNKTASLIGVEGGHSIDSSLGTLRTLYHLGVRYMTLTHSCNTPWADNWLVDTGSEPSQHNGLSPFGKRLIVEMNRMGMLIDLSHVTVSVMQQVLDMSKAPVIFSHSSAFTVCPHKRNVPDEILKRVNETGGIVMVNFYNDYVTCSHKATLANVADHFDHIRKVAGAGIIGFGGDYDGVARLPEGLEDVSKVPHLVAELLRRGWSDLEVKATLGNNLLRVLKRAEENAGGSHRACKLAHTAT, from the exons ATGTTGGCGGTTTCTTTGCTTGTGTGCGCCACGTGTTGGTCCGTCTCTTCGGGTGAGGGCTCGTACATGGCCCGAGCGCTGAGGCTGATGTCCGAGACGCCGCTCATCGATGG CCACAATGACCTGCCTTGGCAACTGCGTAAACAATTCAACAACCAGCTCGACAAAGTGGACCTCAACACTTTGGAAACGACACACACTAATATACCAAAGATTAAGACGGGTCGTCTTGGAGCCCAG TTCTGGTCAGCCTACGTGCCCTGCGAGTCTCAGTACAAAGATGCCATCCGGCAAACACTGGAGCAGATTGATGTGATTCACAGGGTGTGTCAGAAATACCCAAACACATTCATGCTCGCCACCAGCAGCCAAG ACATCGTGGAGGCGTTCAGCCACAATAAGACGGCTAGTCTGATTGGTGTGGAGGGGGGTCACTCCATTGACAGCAGTCTTGGGACACTGCGGACCTTGTACCACTTGGGGGTCCGCTATATGACACTCACCCACTCCTGCAACACGCCCTG GGCCGATAACTGGCTTGTAGACACTGGATCGGAACCGTCCCAACACAATGGATTGTCTCCTTTTGGCAAG CGACTAATTGTCGAAATGAACCGCATGGGGATGCTGATCGACCTCTCTCATGTCACTGTAAGCGTGATGCAGCAGGTGCTGGACATGTCAAAGGCACCGGTCATCTTCAGCCACTCCTCCGCCTTCACTGTCTGTCCGCATAAGAGAAATGTTCCCGACGAAATCCTCAAGAGAGTG AATGAGACCGGAGGGATCGTCATGGTCAACTTCTACAACGACTATGTGACCTGCTCCCACAAGGCCACCCTTGCCAATGTTGCTG ACCATTTTGATCACATAAGGAAAGTGGCTGGAGCTGGCATCATTGGTTTTGGTGGGGACTATGATGGCGTTGCAAG ACTCCCAGAGGGTCTGGAGGATGTGTCCAAGGTCCCACATCTGGTGGCTGAGCTGCTCAGAAGAGGGTGGTCCGATCTTGAGGTTAAAGCCACTCTAGGAAACAACTTGCTTCGTGTACTCAAACGTGCTGAGGAG aatGCTGGAGGAAGCCATAGAGCGTGCAAACTCGCACACACCGCCACCTGA
- the slc22a31 gene encoding putative solute carrier family 22 member 31 isoform X2: protein MDYEAKVFPFSGGYGRSNRMAVTFSWFPSFAVTINLFSDVFYTAIPDAYHCKPDPRLLPPAVLLANLSRAAYLNLSVPWLNGSGLSHCELYSYPENSSELSGGAARERWNLVCSDYWKIPVQHICLMTGWILGYIFIGSLCDWLGRRQGFLLSVSLSSVFGAAVCLSNSAVVFLLLRLSQGVLLAGVFLTSYVARLELCDPPRRLMVAMIGGFFALFAELLLPGVAVLCRDWPVLQAVNTLPLLLLISYWCCGSLFPESPRWLLATAQIPQAKRSLQEFCTRNGAWLPDELFPGEILLSEIDSVFGEDCQPRYYSILELRRTRVIWKNCLILSFTLLIGTGVQYCFTRNLHLSSTNFYFSYFIKIATGTLACVFICSTVNHFGRRGMLLLSAIITGLSSLLLLALTQYLHGGLVLVLSIVGLLFSQALAMLTVFFASEVMPTVVRGGCLGLVLAAGCVGMAASSLMELQNNGGYFLHHVIFASFAVLSVLCIMLLPESKRKPLPDSLKEGESQRRPPLFATQVDRVHLPLLCPRPQLSEYNPDNYSRLVSATRKMLTKDNLPYRISVPTPHRLSEGDARGQECEPLREASQD from the exons ATGGACTACGAGGCCAAAGTTTTCCCTTTCAGCGGCGGCTACGGACGCTCCAACCGAATGGCGGTGACGTTCAGCTGGTTCCCCAGCTTCGCCGTCACGATCAACCTGTTCAGCGACGTCTTTTACACGGCCATCCCGGACGCCTACCACTGCAAACCGGACCCGCGGCTCCTTCCGCCCGCGGTCCTGCTCGCCAACCTCTCCAGGGCCGCTTACCTGAACCTGAGCGTCCCCTGGCTCAACGGCAGCGGCTTGAGCCACTGCGAGCTCTACAGTTACCCAGAGAACTCGTCGGAGCTGTCGGGGGGCGCCGCCCGCGAGAGG TGGAACCTGGTCTGCAGTGATTACTGGAAAATTCCCGTTCAACACATTTGCTTGATGACGGGATGGATTCTGGGATACATCTTCATCGGCTCTTTATGCGActg GCTAGGTCGTCGACAAGGTTTTCTCTTGTCTGTCAGTCTGTCCAGTGTGTTCGGTGCGGCTGTGTGTTTATCCAACAGTGCTGTGGTGTTCCTGCTGCTTCGTCTCTCTCAGGGCGTCTTGCTAGCTGGGGTCTTTTTAACCTCATACGTCGCAA GGTTGGAGCTGTGCGACCCTCCCCGTCGTCTGATGGTTGCCATGATCGGCGGCTTCTTCGCCCTCTTTGCGGAGCTGCTGTTGCCAGGCGTTGCCGTACTGTGTCGTGACTGGCCGGTTTTGCAGGCTGTTAACACCTTACCGCTGCTCCTGCTCATTTCTTATTGGTG CTGCGGGTCGTTGTTTCCCGAGTCGCCTCGTTGGCTGCTGGCCACTGCTCAGATCCCTCAAGCGAAGAGGAGCCTCCAGGAATTCTGCACCAGAAATGGCGCTTGGTTGCCAGATGAGCTCTTCCCAGGAGAAATCCTGCTGTCAG AGATTGATTCGGTATTCGGGGAAGATTGCCAGCCGAGATATTATTCCATTTTGGAGCTGCGTCGGACGAGGGTTATCTGGAAGAACTGTCTCATCCTCAGCTTCACGCT CTTGATTGGAACGGGCGTCCAGTACTGCTTCACCAGGAACCTGCACCTGTCTTCCACCAACTTCTACTTCAGCTACTTTATCAAAATCGCCACAGGAACACTGGCCTGCGTCTTCATCTGCTCCACTGTCAACCATTTCGGTCGACGTGGTATGCTTCTGCTGTCCGCCATCATCACCGGACTGTCGTCGTTGCTTCTCCTGGCGCTCACGCAGT ACCTGCACGGAGGCCTGGTGTTGGTGCTTTCTATTGTGGGGCTGCTGTTTTCTCAAGCTCTCGCGATGCTCACTGTCTTCTTTGCCAGTGAGGTGATGCCAACTGTCGTCCG TGGCGGGTGCCTCGGCCTGGTGCTGGCAGCTGGCTGTGTCGGTATGgctgcctcctccctgatggAGCTCCAGAACAACGGAGGCTACTTCCTCCACCACGTGATCTTCGCCTCTTTCGCCGTCCTCTCCGTTCTCTGCATCATGCTCCTGCCCGAGAGCAAGCGCAAGCCCCTGCCCGACTCGCTGAAGGAAGGCGAGAGCCAGCGTCGCCCGCCGCTCTTTGCCACTCAGGTGGACAGGGTCCACCTGCCCTTACTGTGCCCCCGGCCCCAGCTCTCAGAATACAACCCTGACAACTACTCCCGTCTGGTCAGTGCCACCAGGAAGATGCTGACCAAAGACAATTTGCCATACAGGATCTCGGTGCCGACTCCTCATCGGCTGTCAGAGGGTGACGCCCGTGGACAGGAGTGTGAACCGCTAAGGGAAGCGTCACAAGACTGA
- the slc22a31 gene encoding putative solute carrier family 22 member 31 isoform X1 codes for MDYEAKVFPFSGGYGRSNRMAVTFSWFPSFAVTINLFSDVFYTAIPDAYHCKPDPRLLPPAVLLANLSRAAYLNLSVPWLNGSGLSHCELYSYPENSSELSGGAARERVSCTAGWEYALGSGLRSNFVTEWNLVCSDYWKIPVQHICLMTGWILGYIFIGSLCDWLGRRQGFLLSVSLSSVFGAAVCLSNSAVVFLLLRLSQGVLLAGVFLTSYVARLELCDPPRRLMVAMIGGFFALFAELLLPGVAVLCRDWPVLQAVNTLPLLLLISYWCCGSLFPESPRWLLATAQIPQAKRSLQEFCTRNGAWLPDELFPGEILLSEIDSVFGEDCQPRYYSILELRRTRVIWKNCLILSFTLLIGTGVQYCFTRNLHLSSTNFYFSYFIKIATGTLACVFICSTVNHFGRRGMLLLSAIITGLSSLLLLALTQYLHGGLVLVLSIVGLLFSQALAMLTVFFASEVMPTVVRGGCLGLVLAAGCVGMAASSLMELQNNGGYFLHHVIFASFAVLSVLCIMLLPESKRKPLPDSLKEGESQRRPPLFATQVDRVHLPLLCPRPQLSEYNPDNYSRLVSATRKMLTKDNLPYRISVPTPHRLSEGDARGQECEPLREASQD; via the exons ATGGACTACGAGGCCAAAGTTTTCCCTTTCAGCGGCGGCTACGGACGCTCCAACCGAATGGCGGTGACGTTCAGCTGGTTCCCCAGCTTCGCCGTCACGATCAACCTGTTCAGCGACGTCTTTTACACGGCCATCCCGGACGCCTACCACTGCAAACCGGACCCGCGGCTCCTTCCGCCCGCGGTCCTGCTCGCCAACCTCTCCAGGGCCGCTTACCTGAACCTGAGCGTCCCCTGGCTCAACGGCAGCGGCTTGAGCCACTGCGAGCTCTACAGTTACCCAGAGAACTCGTCGGAGCTGTCGGGGGGCGCCGCCCGCGAGAGGGTGAGCTGCACCGCCGGCTGGGAGTACGCGCTGGGCTCGGGGCTCCGAAGCAACTTCGTGACCGAG TGGAACCTGGTCTGCAGTGATTACTGGAAAATTCCCGTTCAACACATTTGCTTGATGACGGGATGGATTCTGGGATACATCTTCATCGGCTCTTTATGCGActg GCTAGGTCGTCGACAAGGTTTTCTCTTGTCTGTCAGTCTGTCCAGTGTGTTCGGTGCGGCTGTGTGTTTATCCAACAGTGCTGTGGTGTTCCTGCTGCTTCGTCTCTCTCAGGGCGTCTTGCTAGCTGGGGTCTTTTTAACCTCATACGTCGCAA GGTTGGAGCTGTGCGACCCTCCCCGTCGTCTGATGGTTGCCATGATCGGCGGCTTCTTCGCCCTCTTTGCGGAGCTGCTGTTGCCAGGCGTTGCCGTACTGTGTCGTGACTGGCCGGTTTTGCAGGCTGTTAACACCTTACCGCTGCTCCTGCTCATTTCTTATTGGTG CTGCGGGTCGTTGTTTCCCGAGTCGCCTCGTTGGCTGCTGGCCACTGCTCAGATCCCTCAAGCGAAGAGGAGCCTCCAGGAATTCTGCACCAGAAATGGCGCTTGGTTGCCAGATGAGCTCTTCCCAGGAGAAATCCTGCTGTCAG AGATTGATTCGGTATTCGGGGAAGATTGCCAGCCGAGATATTATTCCATTTTGGAGCTGCGTCGGACGAGGGTTATCTGGAAGAACTGTCTCATCCTCAGCTTCACGCT CTTGATTGGAACGGGCGTCCAGTACTGCTTCACCAGGAACCTGCACCTGTCTTCCACCAACTTCTACTTCAGCTACTTTATCAAAATCGCCACAGGAACACTGGCCTGCGTCTTCATCTGCTCCACTGTCAACCATTTCGGTCGACGTGGTATGCTTCTGCTGTCCGCCATCATCACCGGACTGTCGTCGTTGCTTCTCCTGGCGCTCACGCAGT ACCTGCACGGAGGCCTGGTGTTGGTGCTTTCTATTGTGGGGCTGCTGTTTTCTCAAGCTCTCGCGATGCTCACTGTCTTCTTTGCCAGTGAGGTGATGCCAACTGTCGTCCG TGGCGGGTGCCTCGGCCTGGTGCTGGCAGCTGGCTGTGTCGGTATGgctgcctcctccctgatggAGCTCCAGAACAACGGAGGCTACTTCCTCCACCACGTGATCTTCGCCTCTTTCGCCGTCCTCTCCGTTCTCTGCATCATGCTCCTGCCCGAGAGCAAGCGCAAGCCCCTGCCCGACTCGCTGAAGGAAGGCGAGAGCCAGCGTCGCCCGCCGCTCTTTGCCACTCAGGTGGACAGGGTCCACCTGCCCTTACTGTGCCCCCGGCCCCAGCTCTCAGAATACAACCCTGACAACTACTCCCGTCTGGTCAGTGCCACCAGGAAGATGCTGACCAAAGACAATTTGCCATACAGGATCTCGGTGCCGACTCCTCATCGGCTGTCAGAGGGTGACGCCCGTGGACAGGAGTGTGAACCGCTAAGGGAAGCGTCACAAGACTGA